The following nucleotide sequence is from Chitinophagaceae bacterium.
AGAAGGTTATTAGCGTCAGGCCCTTTTCATAGGCTGCCACTTTCTATACGTCATGGAGCGCCATAGCCATTCAAGCGGGCCGAAGCGATAATGCTTCAGCCAATAGTGGCTCCAAACTACCTGGAGAATG
It contains:
- a CDS encoding DUF418 domain-containing protein, giving the protein ILQVVWSHYWLKHYRFGPLEWLWRSMTYRKWQPMKRA